From Acidothermus cellulolyticus 11B, a single genomic window includes:
- a CDS encoding zinc-dependent metalloprotease — protein sequence MADAPALIDWNVATATAVRLAPKGPAVTRSEAFAAVRQMRDLAAEATQHVTAVTDLRIPDGQPPARIVDRTGWIRGNVGGFRVALRPLLEKLAARSENFPGAPLLRGVAGKIAGAELGVVLAYLSGKVLGQYEIFLPPDNGNPPPGRLSLVAPNIVAVEQELGVVPRDFRLWVAVHEATHRAQFTAVPWLRSHVQDEVAAFLAESDLDARAFVTRLRAVAEHVRQRTRTGDATDFPLGLFEAVQTPRQREILHRLTALMTLLEGHGEYVMNAVGTDVIPTLSDIREKFAARRQGRNAADRFLRRLFGLDIKARQYAEGARFVETVVGAAGMAGFNRVWTSPNTLPTKAEIAEPRRWMARVLHTDVTP from the coding sequence ATGGCCGACGCCCCCGCCCTCATCGACTGGAACGTAGCAACCGCAACCGCCGTCCGGCTGGCGCCGAAAGGGCCCGCCGTCACCCGGAGTGAGGCATTTGCCGCGGTGCGGCAAATGCGGGACCTCGCAGCGGAGGCGACGCAGCACGTCACTGCGGTCACCGACCTGCGTATTCCCGATGGCCAACCGCCGGCCCGGATCGTGGACCGCACCGGGTGGATTCGCGGAAATGTCGGCGGCTTTCGGGTGGCCCTCCGTCCGCTGCTGGAGAAATTAGCAGCGCGGTCGGAGAATTTTCCCGGCGCGCCGCTGCTCCGCGGCGTCGCGGGAAAAATAGCCGGAGCGGAATTGGGCGTCGTCCTCGCGTATCTGTCCGGGAAAGTATTGGGCCAGTATGAAATTTTTCTGCCGCCGGACAACGGGAACCCCCCGCCCGGCCGATTGAGCCTCGTCGCGCCGAACATTGTCGCCGTCGAGCAGGAACTTGGCGTGGTGCCGCGGGATTTTCGGCTCTGGGTGGCCGTGCACGAGGCGACGCACCGGGCGCAGTTCACTGCTGTGCCGTGGCTGAGGAGCCATGTGCAAGACGAAGTCGCCGCGTTTCTGGCGGAAAGCGATCTCGATGCACGGGCTTTTGTCACTCGGCTGCGGGCGGTGGCCGAGCACGTGCGGCAACGCACACGCACCGGCGACGCAACCGATTTCCCGTTGGGCCTCTTCGAAGCCGTGCAGACGCCGCGGCAGCGCGAGATCCTGCACCGGCTCACCGCGTTGATGACCCTGCTGGAAGGCCACGGGGAGTACGTCATGAATGCGGTCGGCACGGACGTGATACCGACGCTCTCCGACATTCGCGAGAAATTCGCCGCCCGTCGGCAGGGCCGCAACGCCGCGGACCGTTTCCTGCGCCGGCTCTTCGGGCTGGACATCAAAGCACGCCAGTACGCCGAAGGGGCGCGTTTCGTGGAGACGGTGGTGGGAGCGGCCGGCATGGCGGGGTTCAACCGGGTGTGGACGTCGCCCAATACGCTGCCAACCAAGGCGGAAATCGCCGAACCTCGGCGGTGGATGGCCCGCGTGCTGCACACCGACGTCACGCCCTAG
- a CDS encoding sensor histidine kinase: MTVPESSGVGGSRLRARCTPSAGTRWRRAGGIWLFYLLGPLIAAWRSSSPVVAVVGSFLLLAFSVVYLFGFPRVWPAARRRRDVVLVSGTLVILSAASIALIGPSALATWVFVAVTWVVLLRWQIAVPLVLALAAAALAVPQHVPGWHLRGPQWSLAASIAFASFAVLAVVRANQSLAAARAEVAQLAAERERLRIARDLHDLLGHSLTTITVKAALAARLADRDLTRARNEIADVEALARRTLADVRAAVAGYRDVRLATEIATAREVLAAAGIEADLPRVVDDVPAELAGLFGWVVREGVTNVVRHSQAKRVRITVDQRVIEVVDDGVGVLSAVADAALAASGSGGGGGHGLLGLAERVAAAGGRLITGPADGFGAPGFRLRVEVPALALTSGEAS, from the coding sequence GTGACCGTCCCCGAGAGCTCCGGAGTCGGGGGGTCCCGGCTGCGCGCGCGTTGCACTCCCAGCGCCGGTACGCGGTGGCGGCGCGCCGGCGGCATCTGGCTCTTCTACCTTCTCGGCCCGCTCATCGCAGCGTGGCGCAGCTCAAGCCCGGTGGTCGCGGTCGTCGGGTCGTTCCTTCTGCTGGCGTTCTCCGTCGTCTACCTCTTTGGCTTCCCGCGTGTCTGGCCCGCTGCCCGGCGTCGCCGTGACGTTGTGCTCGTGAGCGGGACGCTGGTCATCCTCTCGGCCGCGTCCATCGCACTCATCGGCCCGTCCGCTCTGGCGACCTGGGTCTTTGTCGCGGTGACCTGGGTGGTTCTGCTGCGTTGGCAGATTGCCGTTCCTCTCGTACTCGCGCTTGCCGCCGCGGCGCTGGCCGTCCCGCAGCACGTGCCCGGTTGGCATTTGCGCGGACCTCAGTGGTCGCTCGCGGCGAGCATTGCCTTCGCCAGTTTCGCCGTCCTTGCCGTCGTGCGGGCCAATCAGAGCCTTGCCGCGGCGCGGGCCGAAGTCGCTCAACTGGCTGCGGAACGGGAACGGTTGCGGATCGCCCGCGATTTGCACGATCTCCTCGGCCACTCGCTGACGACGATCACTGTGAAGGCCGCACTCGCGGCGCGTCTGGCGGATCGTGACCTCACCCGGGCGCGCAACGAGATCGCTGATGTGGAGGCGTTGGCCCGCCGGACGCTCGCGGATGTGCGGGCTGCCGTCGCCGGCTATCGCGACGTTCGCTTGGCGACCGAAATCGCTACCGCACGGGAAGTCCTCGCCGCCGCCGGGATCGAAGCGGATCTGCCTCGGGTGGTGGACGACGTCCCCGCCGAGCTTGCCGGGCTCTTTGGGTGGGTGGTTCGCGAAGGGGTGACGAACGTCGTCCGGCATTCGCAGGCCAAGCGGGTACGGATCACCGTCGACCAGCGCGTCATCGAGGTGGTCGACGACGGTGTTGGCGTGCTGTCAGCCGTCGCGGACGCCGCGCTGGCGGCGTCCGGCAGTGGCGGGGGAGGAGGTCACGGCCTGCTGGGATTGGCCGAACGGGTGGCTGCCGCCGGGGGCCGGCTCATCACCGGTCCAGCCGACGGGTTCGGCGCTCCGGGGTTCCGACTGCGGGTCGAGGTGCCTGCCTTGGCCCTGACGTCAGGGGAGGCGTCGTGA
- a CDS encoding inorganic diphosphatase, which yields MEFDVTIEIPKGQRNKYEYDHATGRVRLDRMLFTATRYPTDYGFIEGTLGADGDPLDALVMVEEPTFPGCLILCRAIGMFRMTDEKGGDDKILCVPARDPRVSHIRELEDIPAWDRLEIQHFFEVYKDLEPGKSVEGATWAGRAEAEEEIRRSRERLAAGA from the coding sequence ATGGAATTCGACGTCACGATCGAAATCCCTAAAGGACAGCGGAACAAGTACGAATACGACCACGCCACCGGCCGGGTCCGGTTGGATCGGATGCTCTTCACCGCGACCCGCTATCCGACCGACTATGGCTTCATCGAAGGCACCCTAGGCGCGGACGGCGATCCGCTGGACGCGCTGGTCATGGTTGAGGAACCGACCTTCCCGGGGTGCCTCATTCTGTGCCGGGCCATCGGCATGTTCCGGATGACCGACGAGAAGGGCGGCGACGACAAAATCCTGTGCGTGCCGGCGCGGGATCCGCGGGTGAGCCACATCCGGGAGCTGGAAGACATTCCCGCCTGGGATCGATTGGAAATTCAGCATTTCTTTGAGGTGTACAAAGACCTTGAGCCTGGGAAATCCGTCGAAGGCGCCACCTGGGCGGGACGCGCCGAAGCAGAGGAAGAAATCCGGCGCTCCCGGGAGCGGCTTGCCGCCGGCGCATAG
- the dacB gene encoding D-alanyl-D-alanine carboxypeptidase/D-alanyl-D-alanine endopeptidase, which produces MAAGRRRRAQRRRYGIPTVAVLLAGAAGLFWLTSHRSTPADTAPPPASPPPVSNAAPTDSPAATTAQPPEPVRSSGNELPRDAPIPDPSALRAHLAAALGVLAGDDAALVVTDPATGRVLLDDGGNRRMPPASTLKIATAVAALAALDPQTRFATSVVLHGDRVVLVGGGDPTLAAPAPAAGGSSSGPPMPSQRLGSSLRPAQLADLADRTASELRALGRQRVSLGYDASLFVGPATAAGWQSSYIAEGDVAPVSALEVNEGRVDPARDARSPAPGASAAASFARLLAAAGIVVEGAPVVTAAAPADRVLAVVQSPTLADLVRQMLTVSDNDLAEAIARQVAIARGLPASFAGATQAIRDTLNDLGIDTSGLTISDASGLSTLDRLQPRMLTALLRLVLTNDRFSAVREGLPVAGLTGTLASRFTAPAAAPGVGVVHAKTGTLATVVTLAGYTTDYDGRVLAFAVLADAVPRSQIRAAESAVDALVGALVTCGCAR; this is translated from the coding sequence ATGGCGGCGGGGCGACGACGGCGGGCGCAGCGGCGCCGGTACGGCATTCCCACGGTCGCCGTTCTCTTAGCCGGTGCCGCTGGGTTGTTCTGGCTCACCAGCCACCGGTCGACACCGGCCGATACCGCACCACCGCCGGCAAGCCCTCCGCCGGTGTCGAACGCCGCCCCGACGGACAGTCCAGCCGCGACCACCGCGCAGCCGCCGGAACCGGTCCGCAGTTCAGGGAACGAGCTGCCGCGCGACGCGCCGATTCCCGATCCCTCCGCCCTCCGCGCGCATCTCGCGGCGGCACTGGGTGTCCTTGCCGGGGACGACGCTGCGCTGGTGGTGACCGATCCGGCTACCGGCCGGGTGTTGTTGGACGACGGAGGCAACCGCCGGATGCCGCCGGCGTCCACACTGAAGATTGCAACAGCGGTGGCCGCGCTGGCCGCGCTGGACCCGCAGACCCGATTCGCCACCTCCGTGGTGCTGCACGGCGATCGCGTCGTCCTCGTCGGCGGGGGTGATCCGACCCTGGCTGCCCCCGCTCCTGCGGCGGGAGGCTCGTCGTCGGGCCCGCCAATGCCAAGCCAACGGCTGGGCTCATCCCTCAGGCCGGCGCAGCTCGCTGATCTGGCCGACCGGACGGCGTCCGAGCTGCGTGCGCTCGGACGGCAGCGGGTCAGTCTCGGGTACGACGCGTCACTCTTCGTCGGCCCCGCTACCGCGGCCGGATGGCAGTCGAGTTACATCGCTGAGGGTGACGTCGCTCCGGTAAGCGCCCTGGAGGTCAACGAGGGCCGGGTTGATCCGGCGCGCGACGCCCGGTCCCCCGCTCCCGGCGCCAGCGCCGCGGCGAGCTTCGCCCGGCTGCTCGCCGCCGCGGGGATCGTCGTCGAGGGCGCACCCGTCGTGACCGCCGCGGCGCCGGCTGACCGCGTGCTGGCCGTCGTCCAATCGCCCACTCTTGCCGACCTGGTGCGCCAGATGCTCACCGTGAGCGATAACGACCTCGCCGAGGCGATCGCTCGGCAGGTGGCGATCGCCCGGGGATTGCCGGCGAGTTTCGCCGGCGCGACTCAGGCGATCCGTGACACCCTGAACGACCTCGGCATCGACACCAGCGGCCTGACGATTTCGGATGCGAGCGGGCTTTCGACCCTCGACCGCCTGCAACCTCGGATGCTGACCGCCCTCCTGCGCCTCGTCCTCACGAATGATCGATTCTCCGCGGTTCGTGAGGGGCTGCCGGTCGCCGGCCTCACCGGGACGCTGGCCTCACGCTTCACCGCTCCCGCCGCCGCACCCGGGGTCGGTGTCGTCCACGCCAAGACGGGCACGCTCGCCACCGTCGTCACCCTCGCCGGTTACACGACGGACTACGACGGGCGTGTGCTCGCGTTCGCCGTGCTTGCCGATGCGGTTCCGCGGAGCCAGATTCGGGCCGCGGAGTCCGCGGTCGATGCGCTGGTCGGCGCCCTGGTGACCTGCGGCTGTGCCCGCTGA
- a CDS encoding response regulator, translating into MADDQHLVRGALATLLALESDIEVVAEVGRGDDVVEAARRTAADVAVLDIEMPGLDGLAAAAALRREVPDCRVLIVTTFGRAGYLRRAMEAGVSGFLVKDAPVERLVDAVRRVAAGQRVVDPELAAATLAAGANPLTAREQEVLAAARGGATIADIAGRLFLSEGTVRNYLSAAIAKTGARNRIEALRVAEENGWL; encoded by the coding sequence ATGGCCGATGATCAGCATCTGGTGCGGGGAGCCCTTGCCACCCTGCTAGCCCTTGAGTCGGACATCGAGGTGGTGGCCGAGGTTGGCCGCGGCGATGACGTCGTTGAGGCGGCGCGGCGGACCGCGGCCGATGTCGCCGTCCTTGACATCGAAATGCCCGGGTTGGACGGCCTTGCCGCGGCCGCCGCATTGCGCCGCGAGGTTCCCGACTGTCGGGTGCTCATCGTGACCACATTCGGCCGCGCCGGGTATCTGCGCCGGGCCATGGAGGCAGGCGTGTCGGGGTTTCTTGTCAAAGATGCACCCGTCGAACGGTTGGTGGACGCCGTCCGCCGAGTGGCTGCCGGACAGCGGGTCGTCGATCCGGAGCTTGCCGCTGCAACCTTGGCGGCCGGCGCGAATCCGTTGACGGCCCGGGAGCAGGAGGTACTGGCCGCGGCGCGGGGCGGCGCCACCATCGCCGACATCGCGGGCCGGCTCTTCCTCAGCGAAGGGACGGTTCGCAATTACTTGTCGGCCGCGATTGCCAAGACCGGCGCCCGGAACCGTATCGAGGCACTCCGGGTCGCGGAGGAGAACGGCTGGCTATAG
- a CDS encoding NlpC/P60 family protein, translated as MRAGRWLTTVGLVVAFTVGATCPALADKPPIIPSQSEVDAARAAAQAKAAAVAQTEQALADANAQLQKLNDQVETLVEAYNGAMVRLQDAQAKARAAAANLAAARAAHEQAQIEMDQFAALTYMGAGDVAKLTALLFAPDPERFLTRAGTLAAIDRHRQGIIALTEATAQAEASAAAAAAQALGQQQKAADAAARAKDAAVQAVNAQAAEVAQITQRKQDLQAQLAVLQGKAKSLAEARARGLAELAAQRAAAAAAAAAAAKRRAAEQAASESGTGSSAGPVGNLPTPGMGHSISTPQQRAGAVAFARSQIGVWYRWAGAGEVGPTVTDQGIQNVPGYDCSGLVMRAYESVGIELGHYTGLQWDEGMHVSQDQLMPGDLVFFATNVNDPSTIHHVGIYIGNGQMIDAPQTGEQVGIHNAFRPDYIGAVRP; from the coding sequence GTGCGGGCTGGCCGATGGCTCACGACCGTAGGGCTGGTGGTCGCGTTCACCGTCGGAGCCACCTGCCCAGCGCTCGCCGACAAGCCGCCCATCATCCCGAGCCAGTCCGAGGTGGACGCCGCCCGGGCCGCCGCACAGGCGAAGGCCGCGGCGGTCGCCCAGACCGAACAGGCGCTCGCGGATGCGAACGCGCAGCTGCAGAAACTGAACGATCAGGTTGAGACCCTGGTCGAGGCGTACAACGGTGCGATGGTCCGTCTCCAGGATGCCCAAGCCAAGGCTCGGGCCGCCGCCGCGAATCTTGCCGCAGCCCGCGCCGCGCATGAGCAGGCGCAGATCGAGATGGATCAGTTCGCCGCGCTGACCTACATGGGCGCCGGCGACGTCGCCAAACTGACCGCGTTGCTCTTCGCGCCTGACCCCGAGCGGTTCTTGACCAGGGCCGGGACTCTCGCCGCGATCGATCGGCACCGTCAGGGAATCATCGCGCTCACCGAGGCCACCGCTCAGGCTGAAGCGAGCGCCGCAGCTGCCGCGGCACAAGCCCTGGGCCAGCAGCAGAAGGCCGCGGACGCCGCGGCCCGCGCGAAGGACGCCGCGGTCCAGGCGGTGAACGCCCAGGCTGCCGAGGTCGCACAGATCACCCAGCGCAAGCAGGACCTGCAGGCTCAACTCGCCGTGTTGCAAGGGAAAGCCAAGAGTCTCGCCGAAGCACGTGCCCGGGGACTCGCCGAGCTCGCCGCTCAGCGCGCGGCTGCTGCGGCCGCCGCAGCTGCAGCAGCAAAACGACGGGCCGCGGAGCAGGCGGCAAGCGAATCGGGGACCGGCTCATCGGCTGGGCCGGTGGGCAATCTGCCGACCCCGGGAATGGGTCACTCGATCTCGACGCCGCAGCAGCGCGCCGGTGCGGTCGCCTTCGCCCGGTCACAGATCGGCGTCTGGTACCGATGGGCCGGCGCCGGAGAGGTGGGGCCGACCGTCACGGACCAGGGCATTCAGAACGTGCCCGGATATGACTGCTCCGGATTGGTCATGCGGGCGTACGAATCGGTCGGCATCGAGCTCGGCCACTACACCGGCTTGCAGTGGGACGAGGGGATGCATGTCTCGCAGGACCAGCTCATGCCGGGAGATCTGGTCTTCTTTGCCACCAACGTCAACGATCCCAGCACGATTCATCACGTCGGCATTTACATCGGCAACGGCCAAATGATTGATGCTCCGCAGACCGGAGAGCAGGTCGGCATCCACAATGCGTTCCGGCCGGATTACATCGGCGCGGTTCGCCCCTAG
- the hpt gene encoding hypoxanthine phosphoribosyltransferase, whose amino-acid sequence MDENDLGTKLDRIVLTEKEIRDRIHELAAEIDRDYADRDLLLVGVLKGAVMVMADLSRALHVPVTVDFMAVSSYGSGRRSSGVVRILKDLDESIEGRHVLVVEDIIDSGLTLSWLVANLRSRGPASVEVFALMRKPDALVADVDVRYVGFDLPREFVVGYGLDYAERYRNLPFVATLTSEAYDG is encoded by the coding sequence ATGGACGAGAATGATCTCGGGACGAAGCTGGACCGCATCGTCTTGACCGAGAAAGAGATTCGTGACCGTATCCACGAGCTCGCCGCCGAGATCGACCGCGATTACGCCGATCGTGATCTGCTTCTGGTTGGCGTCCTCAAGGGTGCCGTCATGGTGATGGCTGACCTGTCCCGCGCTTTGCACGTGCCGGTGACCGTGGACTTCATGGCGGTGTCGTCGTACGGCTCGGGACGCCGCTCCTCCGGCGTCGTACGGATCTTGAAGGATCTCGACGAGAGCATTGAGGGCCGCCACGTCCTCGTGGTCGAGGACATCATCGACTCCGGCCTCACCCTCTCGTGGCTGGTTGCGAACCTGCGCTCGCGCGGCCCGGCGTCCGTCGAGGTCTTCGCGCTGATGCGCAAGCCCGATGCCCTGGTCGCTGACGTCGACGTCCGGTACGTCGGCTTCGACCTGCCCCGGGAGTTCGTCGTCGGCTATGGACTGGATTACGCGGAGCGGTACCGGAATCTGCCGTTCGTCGCGACCCTGACGTCCGAGGCGTACGACGGGTGA
- a CDS encoding PhoH family protein, translated as MATTYEPPASPSRPAGGNPDTVTPAPGTEHPVPGAGPLTRSAAQTGHVVVLDTSALMADPEGIFDAYPGADLVIPLAVIQELDGLKKRLDPAGAAARDVLRRVEALRLAAGGDLREPLQRRVGGTVRMQVNGVHAALLRRYGLHADSPDNRIVGTALALAAAQPDGPQVLVVSNDTALRLTAAAVGLAAAEHNPLDAAPAHARPDGWIALEVSPEVLDQLFENRLIDAASVGASDVAENTFVVLRAGTSSALARYRNGLLRVLDQLPPIWGLRPANKEQRFALDLLLDDDVRVIVLDGPAGTGKTLCAVAAGLHMVVEQHRFERMSVYRPVIPVGQADLGYLPGTLDEKIDPWMAAITDAVAALSGDGLDRRRRQEGTRGKVAQDSLDYIKAQGLLTMESVTHLRGRTLHSTFVLVDEAMNLSPQVGKTLLTRIGADSKIVLTGDTSQIDAPFLSERTNALTAVVSAFAGQPCFGHVRLTRGERSPVAELAARLM; from the coding sequence ATGGCCACGACGTATGAACCGCCTGCCTCACCGAGCCGGCCGGCGGGCGGAAATCCCGACACCGTAACTCCCGCCCCGGGTACTGAGCATCCCGTCCCTGGCGCTGGGCCGCTGACGCGGAGTGCGGCGCAGACCGGCCACGTCGTCGTACTCGACACCTCGGCGCTGATGGCCGACCCCGAGGGCATTTTCGACGCGTATCCCGGCGCTGACCTCGTCATCCCGCTTGCCGTCATTCAGGAGCTTGACGGCCTGAAGAAACGCTTGGATCCTGCCGGCGCGGCGGCCCGCGACGTGCTGCGCCGGGTGGAAGCACTCCGGCTCGCCGCCGGCGGGGACCTGCGCGAGCCGTTGCAGCGCCGGGTCGGGGGGACCGTCCGGATGCAGGTGAACGGCGTGCACGCCGCCTTGCTCCGGCGCTATGGCCTGCATGCCGACAGTCCGGACAACCGGATCGTCGGCACAGCTCTTGCCCTGGCCGCCGCGCAACCCGACGGTCCGCAGGTGCTCGTGGTCTCCAACGACACCGCCCTGCGGCTGACCGCGGCCGCCGTCGGCCTGGCTGCGGCGGAGCACAACCCGCTGGACGCCGCCCCCGCCCACGCCCGGCCGGACGGCTGGATCGCCCTCGAGGTTTCGCCGGAGGTCCTCGACCAGCTCTTCGAGAACCGGCTGATTGACGCCGCGAGTGTCGGCGCGTCGGACGTGGCGGAGAACACGTTCGTCGTCCTGCGCGCCGGAACGAGTTCGGCGCTGGCGCGCTACCGCAACGGCCTGCTCCGGGTGCTCGACCAATTGCCGCCGATCTGGGGTCTGCGGCCTGCGAACAAGGAGCAACGCTTCGCGCTGGACCTGCTGCTGGATGACGACGTGCGGGTCATCGTCCTGGACGGGCCGGCTGGGACAGGCAAGACGCTCTGCGCGGTGGCGGCAGGCCTGCACATGGTGGTCGAGCAGCACCGCTTCGAGCGGATGTCGGTGTACCGGCCGGTCATACCGGTAGGCCAGGCGGATCTCGGCTACCTCCCCGGCACCTTGGACGAGAAGATCGATCCGTGGATGGCTGCCATCACGGATGCCGTGGCGGCGCTCTCCGGGGACGGGCTGGATCGACGCCGCCGCCAGGAGGGGACGCGCGGCAAGGTCGCGCAAGATTCGCTCGATTACATCAAGGCGCAGGGGTTGCTCACCATGGAGTCGGTGACCCACCTGCGTGGACGCACGCTGCACTCGACTTTCGTCCTCGTGGACGAGGCGATGAACCTCTCCCCGCAGGTCGGCAAGACCCTGCTCACCCGGATCGGCGCTGACTCTAAGATCGTTCTGACTGGGGACACGTCACAAATTGACGCACCGTTTCTGTCTGAGCGGACGAACGCGCTGACCGCCGTCGTGTCTGCCTTTGCCGGTCAGCCGTGCTTCGGCCACGTGCGGCTCACCCGCGGTGAGCGATCACCCGTTGCGGAGCTCGCAGCCCGTCTCATGTGA
- the tilS gene encoding tRNA lysidine(34) synthetase TilS — MTAAPAGRRPRLSPAIAAVRHAVRTCLADLPAGALVLAACSGGPDSLALAAALAFEAPRRRPALRAGAVTIDHQLQPGSAERARQLARFLGELGLDPVEIRAVQVGRDGGPEAAARAARYAALDEVAAQCGAAAVLLAHTLDDQAETVLLGLTRGSGLRSIAGMPERFGPADRYRRPLLGIPRSVTRRACRDAGLPFWDDPQNHDPAFTRSRLRHRVLPVLRAELGPQVVAALARTAALARADADALDAWAARVYARAVTLPVGPGDHSADDTGPGVLSPDAGGTVPAGEADAGGRPLASPDPAGGGPSSGVPPSGIAAALDVAALAAEPPAIRLRVIHRMLRAAGAPAGQLAAVHVRHVEQLISNWHGQGPVTLPGALVASRRGGVLQVRRERTGSR; from the coding sequence GTGACGGCGGCTCCGGCAGGCCGCCGGCCCCGGCTGTCGCCGGCGATTGCCGCGGTGCGCCACGCGGTCCGCACCTGCCTTGCGGACCTACCCGCTGGTGCGCTCGTCCTTGCCGCCTGCAGCGGCGGTCCGGATTCGCTGGCGTTAGCGGCCGCACTTGCGTTCGAGGCGCCGCGGCGTCGTCCCGCGCTGCGGGCGGGGGCGGTCACGATTGATCATCAGCTGCAGCCGGGCTCGGCTGAGCGGGCCCGGCAGCTCGCCCGGTTCCTCGGCGAGCTCGGCCTTGATCCGGTTGAGATCCGCGCCGTCCAGGTCGGTCGTGACGGGGGGCCGGAGGCTGCCGCCCGGGCCGCCCGTTACGCGGCGCTCGACGAGGTGGCCGCGCAGTGCGGTGCGGCGGCGGTGCTGCTCGCGCACACCCTCGATGACCAAGCCGAAACCGTCCTGCTCGGGCTCACCCGCGGGTCGGGTCTCCGGTCGATCGCCGGCATGCCGGAGCGGTTTGGTCCTGCCGACCGGTATCGCCGTCCGCTGCTGGGCATTCCGCGGTCAGTGACGCGGCGAGCCTGCCGGGATGCCGGGCTGCCGTTCTGGGACGACCCGCAGAACCACGACCCTGCCTTCACCCGTTCCCGGTTGCGGCACCGGGTGCTGCCCGTCCTGCGGGCTGAACTTGGCCCGCAGGTGGTGGCTGCGCTTGCCCGAACGGCAGCCCTTGCCCGCGCGGACGCCGACGCCCTCGACGCGTGGGCTGCGCGGGTCTACGCCCGTGCGGTGACCCTCCCGGTTGGGCCGGGTGATCACTCTGCGGACGACACAGGTCCGGGCGTCCTGTCGCCGGACGCCGGCGGCACGGTTCCAGCCGGCGAGGCGGACGCCGGCGGTCGGCCGCTCGCCTCTCCGGACCCGGCGGGAGGCGGTCCTTCGTCTGGCGTTCCTCCGTCCGGCATTGCCGCCGCCTTGGATGTCGCCGCGCTCGCCGCTGAGCCGCCGGCGATTCGGCTCCGCGTGATCCACCGGATGCTCCGCGCCGCCGGCGCACCGGCCGGACAGCTGGCGGCAGTCCACGTCAGACACGTCGAACAACTGATCAGCAACTGGCACGGCCAAGGGCCGGTGACGCTCCCCGGTGCCTTGGTAGCCTCGCGGCGAGGCGGTGTCCTCCAGGTGCGCCGGGAGCGGACCGGTTCGCGATGA